A single genomic interval of Armigeres subalbatus isolate Guangzhou_Male chromosome 1, GZ_Asu_2, whole genome shotgun sequence harbors:
- the LOC134206665 gene encoding zinc finger protein 436-like isoform X2, with protein MEYHSTVCRLCEAPEKASLNWIELYVEKNEHLLPKIRACANIVIHENDELPRRICDRCHQTVERAYNFKLQCEITDAKLRNELDFMKENESKGKKVPPFDYGHFLQGSDHLETDVASEKVVPKTEPTPEQDEEEQVIPEIEEDEEVLSVEIELKGSDSDGDAEDTHKNDDSDNESETSDSEHDSDWLDKAMTAEKKKRNRGHYKCDVCGQEFTRKYDLYTHRKSVHGSTPFQCKQCMKCFSKQSRLVDHELLHTGIRPFQCPECEKNYATQKGLKGHIIDVHTPNLPYVCDKCGKGFSNETKLRNHYAAHIETRDFICDICEKGFKTAPHLSLHKATHLPQEQRKPRKPREHKPCICPFCGKVSNKTSTHIVHLRQHTGEQRYECHICSKRFTSSGSHKKHLRVHSGEKPYVCQYCQKPFRQKHHMDTHIRGVHTNEKPYQCKFCPRAFATIGNMRLHEKSHGEPASVKQDAVVTFPEASTVPSPASQASSAMMISSTPSPMMDPASMIPSTASSGYGLY; from the exons ATGGAATACCACTCCACAGTTTGTCGGTTGTGCGAAGCACCAGAAAAGGCCAGCCTCAACTGGATTGAGCTGTACGTCGAAAAGAACGAGCATTTGCTGCCAAAGATTCGAGCTTGTGCAAACATTGTG ATCCACGAAAACGATGAACTGCCGCGGCGTATCTGCGATCGTTGTCACCAAACCGTGGAACGGGCCTACAATTTTAAACTGCAGTGTGAGATAACGGATGCTAAGCTGAGAAATGAGTTGGATTTCATGAAGGAGAATGAATCGAAAGGGAAGAAGGTCCCTCCTTTCGACTACGGTCATTTTCTGCAAGGAAGTGACCATTTGGAAACTGATGTGGCTTCGGAGAAGGTCGTTCCGAAAACTGAGCCTACGCCTGAACAAGATGAGGAAGAGCAAGTTATTCCGGAaatagaagaagatgaagaagttcTCAGTGTGGAGATTGAACTCAAGGGCAGCGATTCGGACGGGGATGCTGAAGATACCCATAAAAATGATGACAGCGATAACGAATCCGAGACATCTGATAGTGAGCATGATTCCGATTGGTTGGATAAAGCTATGACCGcagagaagaagaaaagaaacagAGGTCACTACAAGTGCGATGTCTGCGGCCAGGAGTTCACCAGGAAATACGATTTGTATACCCACAGAAAATCTGTCCACGGATCAACGCCATTCCAGTGCAAGCAATGCATGAAATGCTTCTCGAAGCAGTCGCGCTTGGTAGATCACGAACTTCTGCATACCGGCATTCGGCCGTTCCAATGTCCCGAATGCGAGAAGAACTACGCCACTCAGAAAGGACTTAAGGGGCACATCATTGATGTGCACACGCCCAACCTGCCGTACGTTTGCGATAAGTGCGGCAAGGGATTTTCCAATGAAACCAAACTGCGTAACCATTACGCGGCACACATCGAAACGAGAGATTTCATTTGCGATATTTGCGAAAAGGGCTTCAAGACGGCGCCTCACCTGAGTTTGCACAAGGCCACCCACTTACCGCAGGAGCAAAGAAAGCCGCGGAAACCACGGGAACACAAACCGTGCATTTGTCCATTCTGCGGAAAGGTTTCCAACAAAACGTCCACGCATATCGTGCACCTTAGACAGCATACGG GTGAGCAACGCTACGAGTGCCACATCTGTTCCAAGCGGTTCACCTCCTCCGGATCGCATAAGAAGCATCTCCGGGTGCATTCGGGTGAGAAACCGTACGTGTGCCAGTACTGTCAGAAGCCGTTCCGACAGAAACACCACATGGACACCCACATCCGGGGGGTCCACACGAACGAGAAGCCCtaccagtgcaagttttgcccCCGGGCGTTCGCCACCATCGGAAACATGCGATTGCACGAGAAAAGTCACGGCGAACCGGCTTCCGTTAAGCAGGATGCGGTGGTTACTTTCCCGGAGGCCAGCACGGTTCCCAGTCCAGCATCGCAAGCGTCATCTGCGATGATGATAAGCTCCACGCCGTCACCGATGATGGACCCGGCCAGCATGATCCCCTCAACCGCTTCTTCGGGATATGGACTTTACTAA
- the LOC134206666 gene encoding uncharacterized protein LOC134206666, with the protein MEIIKRKQRDRSEIKPATNSLQQGAVLDGSCTTKKEKKAMCGSASNQHTMHQLIQHNSNLQYISELKNITANTTAKDLTEAQKLAFQALMRIAHDPSGKVWSKRVEKLDRQRAARLEAESKMKMERQEAATIKAESKRKQTANKQKQKESLKKKIKRMRTERRFPLPPEKRNEDPARRYGFIPRSQKKENLADYVKVWGKDVISRYKAVE; encoded by the exons ATGGAAATTATCAAACGGAAACAGAGAGACAGATCAGAGATCAAGCCGGCAACTAACTCTTTACAACAGGGAGCAGTTCTAGACGGATCGTGCACGACAAAAAAGGAAAAGAAGGCCATGTGTGGTTCCGCTTCAAACCAGCATACAATGC ATCAACTGATACAGCACAATTCCAACTTGCAATACATCTCCGAGTTGAAAAACATCACTGCCAACACGACGGCCAAAGACCTCACTGAGGCACAAAAGCTCGCCTTCCAGGCCTTGATGCGGATAGCACACGACCCTTCAGGTAAGGTCTGGTCAAAACGGGTCGAAAAATTGGATCGCCAGAGAGCGGCCAGACTCGAAGCAGAGTCCAAAATGAAAATGGAGCGACAGGAAGCGGCCACAATCAAAGCGGAATCCAAACGAAAACAAACGGCAAATAAACAGAAACAAAAAGAATCTCTCAAGAAGAAGATCAAAAGAATGCGCACTGAAAGGAGATTTCCGCTGCCTCCGGAAAAGCGAAACGAAGATCCTGCCAGGCGATATGGGTTTATTCCACGATCGCAAAAGAAAGAGAATCTTGCCGATTATGTCAAAGTTTGGGGAAAGGACGTGATAAGTAGATATAAGGCCGTTGAATGA